A window of the Henckelia pumila isolate YLH828 chromosome 3, ASM3356847v2, whole genome shotgun sequence genome harbors these coding sequences:
- the LOC140887550 gene encoding protein TRIGALACTOSYLDIACYLGLYCEROL 2, chloroplastic encodes MVGNSALFVSTSSHVLSTCAITHASGNGSLNLFPCSTANLRHRRKKPFVIKGSAEHNVSSSESKSPLSVVVNFTRAIWRQTLRPLSDFGFGRKSIWEGGVGLFLVSGTVLLVLSLAWLRGFQLRYKFRKYLAVFEFDQACGICTGTSVRIRGINVGTVVSVNPSLRSIEAVVEVKDDKVVIPQNSLIEVNQSGLLMETIIDITPREPIPTPSAGPLDVGCVKEGLIVCDRQKVKGQQGVSLDALVGIFTRIGREMEDIGVTNAYELAVRVSAVIEEARPLLRKMTAMAEDIEPLLAEVNSSGLLKEVENLTKSLARATEDVRMVHSSIVTPENKELIQKSIYTLIFTLKNIENISSDILGFTGDEATRRNLKLLIKSLSRLL; translated from the exons ATGGTTGGCAATTCAGCACTTTTTGTTTCAACGAGCTCGCATGTGTTGTCTACCTGTGCTATCACCCACGCTTCAGGGAACGGTTCGTTGAATTTGTTCCCTTGTTCGACAGCTAATCTGAGGCACAGAAGGAAGAAACCATTTGTTATCAAAGGTTCTGCCGAACATAATGTGTCGTCTTCTGAATCGAAGAGCCCTCTCTCAGTGGTCGTCAACTTCACCCGGGCTATATGGAGGCAAACTTTGAGACCCTTGAGTGATTTCGGTTTCGGTAGAAAAAGCATATGGGAGGGTGGTGTCGGGTTGTTTCTTGTTTCGGGGACGGTTCTATTGGTGCTTAGCTTGGCTTGGTTAAGGGGGTTTCAATTGAGATATAAGTTCAGGAAGTATTTGGCTGTTTTTGAGTTTGATCAAGCTTGTGGCATTTGCACCGGAACATCAGTTAGGATTCGAGGGATAAACGTGGGCACAGTGGTGTCTGTCAATCCATCCTTGCGGAGTATTGAAGCAGTGGTTGAA gtTAAAGATGATAAAGTTGTAATACCTCAGAATTCATTGATTGAAGTCAATCAGTCTGGTCTGCTGATGGAAACTATTATTGATATCACCCCACGAGAACCCATTCCAACACCTTCTGCTGGGCCTCTAGATGTGGGTTGTGTTAAAGAGGGGTTAATTGTATGTGATAGACAAAAGGTAAAGGGACAGCAAGGGGTGAGTTTGGACGCATTGGTTGGAATCTTTACTCGCATTGGACGTGAAATGGAAGACATTGGCGTAACAAATGCCTATGAGTTAGCTGTGCGAGTTTCTGCTGTGATTGAAGAAGCCCGTCCACTTCTTAGAAAG ATGACAGCCATGGCTGAAGATATTGAACCTTTACTGGCTGAAGTTAATAGTAGTGGTTTGCTGAAGGAAGTTGAGAATTTAACTAAAAGCCTTGCACGCGCGACTGAGGATGTGAG GATGGTGCATTCATCGATTGTGACTCCGGAAAACAAGGAACTAATTCAGAAGTCTATTTATACCTTAATTTTCACTCTAAAGAACATTGAG AATATAAGCTCGGATATATTAGGATTCACTGGGGACGAAGCCACGCGTAGGAACTTGAAGTTGCTCATTAAGTCCCTCAGCAGGCTGCTGTGA
- the LOC140887766 gene encoding phosphoribosylaminoimidazole-succinocarboxamide synthase, chloroplastic — MAECRCINLTAKTSFLQNDFNSSRFLSSSSLSSANRTVVPKSFKLSASSMEAQSRHSFEALTSIDRKNQLMNTIKASLSSCLSETHLHLTVPGLQSKTRGKVRDIYDGGDYLVLVTTDRQSAFDRVLASIPFKGQVLNETSLWWFSKTQHIIPNAVVSSPDRNVTIAKKCVVFPVEFVVRGYVTGSTDTSLWTVYQKGIRNYCGNVLSDDLVKNQKLPANILTPTTKDVDHDVPITPKEIVQRGLMTQADYDEASGAALKLFEYGQRIASEHGLILVDTKYEFGKGPDGSVVLIDEVHTPDSSRYWITDSYEERFRNGLEPENIDKEFLRLWFRDHCNPYEDEVLPEAPKELVSELAWRYILLYETITKSKFEIPTSKEPIHDRISENVSRALVSLS, encoded by the exons ATGGCTGAGTGTCGATGCATAAATCTTACTGCAAAAACATCCTTCCTCCAAAATGATTTCAATTCATCGAGATTCctatcttcatcttcattatcGTCTGCAAATCGAACAGTTGTGCCCAAAAGTTTTAAGTTATCTGCATCATCAATGGAAGCCCAGTCCCGCCACTCATTTGAAGCCTTGACAAGTATCGACCGGAAGAATCAGTTGATGAATACGATCAAAGCTTCGCTTTCCAGCTGTCTTTCTGAGACTCATCTCCATTTAACAGTTCCTGGTCTTCAATCCAAGACTAGAGGCAAG GTTAGAGATATCTATGATGGTGGAGACTATCTTGTACTTGTCACAACCGACAGACAAAGTGCTTTCGATAGAGTTCTTGCTTCGATTCCTTTCAAGGGTCAG GTGCTCAATGAAACAAGTTTGTGGTGGTTTAGTAAAACTCAGCACATAATTCCTAATGCAGTTGTTTCATCACCAGATAGAAATGTCACTATTGCGAAGAAATGTGTTGTTTTTCCTGTTGAATTTGTTG TTAGAGGCTATGTGACTGGAAGTACTGATACATCACTTTGGACTGTCTACCAGAAAGGAATACGAAATTACTGCGGAAATGTTCTTTCTGACG atttggtgaaaaaccaAAAGTTGCCAGCCAATATACTCACACCAACCACTAAAGATGTGGATCATGATGTTCCAATAACTCCCAAAGAG ATAGTTCAGCGTGGACTGATGACTCAAGCTGATTATGACGAAGCAAGTGGAGCAGCATTAAAGCTATTCGAGTATGGGCAG CGCATTGCCTCGGAACATGGCCTCATATTGGTTGATACCAAATATGAATTTGGAAAGGGACCTGATGGCTCAGTTGTTTTGATCGATGAG GTTCATACACCTGACTCAAGTAGGTATTGGATCACTGATTCATATGAGGAGCGCTTTCGAAATGGTCTTGAGCCTGAAAACATTGACAAG GAATTTTTGAGGCTATGGTTCAGAGATCACTGCAACCCTTATGAAGATGAG GTCTTGCCCGAAGCACCCAAAGAGCTTGTTTCTGAATTGGCTTGGCG GTATATCCTCTTGTACGAGACTATaacaaaatcaaagttcgagaTTCCCACCTCAAAG GAACCCATACATGATCGAATATCGGAAAATGTTTCACGGGCACTTGTGTCTTTATCATAG